From Penaeus chinensis breed Huanghai No. 1 chromosome 18, ASM1920278v2, whole genome shotgun sequence, one genomic window encodes:
- the LOC125034722 gene encoding uncharacterized protein LOC125034722: MATMIASFVLALGLVLGASAQYESHARIPEPQINRAVTETVTRTNTVTHTFRVTTTSDIWVTESTFVELPVTVYTTERDYVPEVPRTVTSVLRVTTTPVFVKTAEEFVNPSRTFVSVYTSFVTTTETVKFWQSIYHVSTDYQITTLPVWTTQELVQHIVTTTTHFVTNFVTSTQFYGH, translated from the exons atGGCAACTATGATTGCGTCGTTTGTCCTTGCGTTAGGGCtg GTGCTGGGTGCCTCTGCGCAGTACGAAAGCCACGCCAGAATCCCGGAACCGCAAATTAATCGTGCCGTGACGGAGACCGTGACGAGGACG AACACGGTAACGCACACATTCCGCGTGACGACGACGAGCGACATCTGGGTGACGGAGAGCACCTTCGTGGAGCTCCCCGTGACGGTGTACACGACGGAGCGCGACTACGTGCCCGAGGTGCCCAGGACGGTGACCTCGGTGCTCAGGGTCACCACCACACCG GTCTTCGTAAAAACCGCCGAGGAATTCGTGAATCCCTCCCGAACCTTCGTTTCCGTCTACACAAGCTTTGTTACCACCACCGAGACCGTTAAATTCTGGCAGAGCATCTATCACGTCTCTACCGATTACCAG ATAACGACCCTACCAGTTTGGACTACGCAAGAACTTGTCCAGCACATCGTCACCACCACGACCCATTTCGTAACCAACTTTGTTACCTCTACGCAGTTTTACGGTCATTAA